The Macrococcoides canis genome has a window encoding:
- a CDS encoding Cof-type HAD-IIB family hydrolase: MEQHLICLDLDGTLLNSKQEITPLTKKVIRMLQAQGHKFIISTGRPYRASQIYYNELDLDTPIVNFNGAFVHHPCDMNFETFHETLDFEVAREIFSKIPHLNIKNIVAEIKDNVFLHYHDEYLFEGFSMGNPVIKIGDLLENITEPPTTILIQAEESEIPNIYKHFDEIYADRLEHRRWGAPFPVIEIVKKGISKAVGVKICHEYLNIKREHIIAFGDEDNDNEMIKYAGTGVAMGNAIDELKSIADEITASNNEDGIAKFLIQYFNLEVS, from the coding sequence ATGGAACAGCATTTAATCTGTCTGGATCTAGATGGAACGTTACTTAATAGCAAGCAGGAGATCACACCGTTAACGAAGAAGGTCATCCGTATGCTGCAGGCTCAAGGCCATAAATTTATTATTTCGACAGGACGTCCATACCGTGCCAGTCAAATTTATTATAACGAGCTTGATCTGGATACACCGATTGTTAATTTCAATGGTGCGTTCGTGCATCATCCGTGCGATATGAACTTTGAGACATTTCATGAAACTTTAGACTTTGAAGTAGCAAGAGAAATCTTCTCTAAAATACCGCACCTTAATATTAAGAATATCGTCGCTGAAATTAAAGATAATGTTTTTTTACATTATCACGATGAATATTTATTTGAAGGATTCAGTATGGGTAACCCTGTCATCAAGATTGGGGATCTGCTGGAAAATATTACAGAACCTCCGACAACGATTCTTATCCAGGCAGAAGAATCCGAGATTCCAAATATTTATAAGCATTTTGATGAAATCTATGCTGACAGATTAGAACATCGCCGCTGGGGAGCACCTTTTCCAGTTATTGAAATTGTTAAGAAAGGGATCAGCAAAGCTGTCGGAGTAAAAATCTGTCATGAATATTTAAATATTAAACGTGAGCATATTATTGCTTTTGGTGACGAGGATAATGACAATGAAATGATCAAATATGCCGGGACTGGCGTTGCTATGGGTAATGCAATCGATGAACTTAAATCTATTGCAGATGAAATTACTGCCTCAAACAATGAAGATGGGATAGCGAAGTTTCTTATTCAATACTTTAATCTGGAGGTGTCGTAA
- a CDS encoding metal-sulfur cluster assembly factor, whose protein sequence is MEEAMKDSIMGALENVIDPELGIDIVNLGLVYHVDMDEDGLCTVEMTLTSMGCPMGPQIIDQVKTALGELPEIKETEVNIVWNPVWNKDMMSRYAKIALGVS, encoded by the coding sequence ATGGAAGAAGCTATGAAAGACAGTATAATGGGCGCACTTGAAAACGTTATCGACCCTGAGCTGGGTATTGATATCGTTAACTTAGGATTAGTCTACCATGTGGATATGGATGAAGATGGACTATGTACAGTTGAAATGACTTTAACATCAATGGGCTGCCCGATGGGACCCCAAATTATTGATCAGGTGAAGACAGCATTAGGTGAATTGCCTGAGATTAAAGAGACGGAAGTCAACATCGTATGGAATCCAGTATGGAATAAAGATATGATGAGCCGCTATGCGAAAATTGCATTAGGTGTAAGCTAA
- a CDS encoding Crp/Fnr family transcriptional regulator yields the protein MVQSAFHEATSIVNYIMEEGKIETFDANQYIFQAEDPIDSIYVIKTGNVVIHRVLEDGKEFNLKLLGRRNLFGVNTLFCGNKKHALFAKTKTKTTIYKMDLATFESAILNDEVLNYEWLLFIQNENEKQEYKLRDLYTLGKKGAVYSTLIRLTNTYGVETDEGIKLNIDLTNNELANFGGTTREGVNRIISELKQKDVIETNGKKITIKDIDYLKDEINCENCPINICRIE from the coding sequence ATGGTTCAATCTGCATTTCACGAAGCTACAAGCATCGTCAACTACATCATGGAAGAAGGAAAGATAGAAACCTTCGATGCAAATCAATATATCTTTCAGGCAGAAGATCCAATTGATTCAATCTATGTTATAAAGACTGGAAATGTCGTAATACATCGTGTACTAGAAGATGGCAAGGAATTTAATTTAAAATTGCTTGGCAGACGTAACCTATTCGGTGTGAACACTTTGTTCTGTGGCAATAAGAAACATGCACTTTTTGCAAAGACGAAGACGAAGACAACAATATATAAGATGGACTTAGCGACATTTGAGTCTGCGATACTTAACGATGAAGTACTGAACTATGAGTGGCTCTTATTTATTCAAAATGAAAATGAGAAACAAGAATATAAGTTACGTGACCTTTATACATTAGGTAAAAAAGGTGCTGTATATTCTACTTTGATACGTCTCACAAATACATACGGCGTTGAAACAGACGAAGGCATCAAGCTCAATATCGATCTGACAAATAATGAACTGGCGAACTTCGGAGGTACAACACGTGAAGGTGTCAATCGTATCATCAGTGAACTTAAGCAGAAGGATGTTATCGAAACAAATGGCAAGAAAATCACCATAAAAGATATCGACTATTTAAAGGATGAGATTAACTGTGAAAACTGTCCGATAAATATATGCAGGATAGAATAA